The Arachis hypogaea cultivar Tifrunner chromosome 16, arahy.Tifrunner.gnm2.J5K5, whole genome shotgun sequence genome contains a region encoding:
- the LOC140180067 gene encoding uncharacterized protein — protein sequence MGLELLLEKRVKNVEIFGDSQLVVRQVSLEYRCVSENLRKYFNVATKLLSEFDNVIVRHVPRELNQEANKLAHIASRYKIKSSTLEKLVRIKDIFMPLREREVLSLEKLDPEDWRIPIVEYLKNLSLSVDRKLKYRAQSYVLINNILFKKSVDGNLLTCLGEKEAYLALAEVHEGICGAHQSGKKMKWVINRIRLYWPTNQRDCINYARSYEECQKHGSL from the coding sequence ATGGGACTggaattattattagaaaaaagagttaaaaatgtGGAAATTTTTGGAGATTCACAGCTTGTAGTCCGTCAAGTATCACTTGAGTATAGGTGTGTTAGTGAAAATTTAAGAAAGTATTTCAATGTGGCCACAAAGTTGTTAAGCGAGTTTGACAATGTCATTGTAAGGCACGTTCCAAGGGAGTTAAATCAAGAAGCGAATAAATTAGCTCATATTGCTTCAAGATATAAGATCAAGTCCTCAAcactagaaaaattggtaaggatAAAGGACATATTTATGCCTTTGAGAGAAAGAGAAGTGTTGTCATTAGAAAAACTAGACCCAGAAGATTGGAGAATACCAATCGTGgaatatttaaaaaatctaaGTCTTAGTGTCGATAGAAAACTTAAATATAGGGCTCAAAGTTATGTTCTAATAAATAATATCTTGTTTAAGAAATCTGTTGATGGAAACCTCTTGACATGTTTGGGAGAAAAAGAAGCGTATTTGGCTCTTGCTGAAGTGCACGAGGGAATCTGTGGTGCCCATCAGtcaggaaaaaaaatgaaatgggtgataaatagaataagattgtATTGGCCAACTAATCAAAGAGATTGTATAAATTATGCTAGGTCCTATGAAGAATGCCAAAAACATGGAAGCCTTTAA
- the LOC112758665 gene encoding pumilio homolog 23: protein MGEHHYNQGKGKNKKQQQHNKGHGHTQHSMKDTKTFNRHGSTAPQPSRIRKQVDPEISKYLLEIANLFESNAVELEERTLICGNALEETKGFEFEVATDYILSHTLETIIQGSDVEHLCAFLQSCADNFPAIAMDRSGSHVAEAILKSLSTRVQDNDARPQLEEALTTVCKVMAASSVEVMRNCYGSHVLRTLLCLCKGVPLDKSEYYFSKAATVLAGRLNLNVSKKHDATKFQSGFPNLLKLFVSEMLKNAGKSIKTLQVDPFSSFVFQTTLRVLAGNDEELLHVIPILLGCKDKRNPEGSFLEDTVVAELIKLSKEAEFSHLMEVVLEVSPEALFNELFTKVFRNSLFELSSHQHGNFVVQALISHTSNQDLMRLIWDELGSNLEDLFKMGRSGVVAALIAASERLHFNEHKCCQFLAKTVCSADESPKCIVPRLLFLDSYFSCEDKSNWSWQSGDKMHVMGSLILQAIFRFKSEYIKPYIISITSMETPHVLEAVRDAKGSHVIEAFLSSSASEKEKCRLVKKLESHFGKVAAHSSGAFVIEKCFTACNLSLRESIVSELLAVRSELSKTKQGSHLLRKLDVDWFASHPDRWRSKQASKEFAYKDFSSTFGSSDTKPRRKDRFLAGSSNNKSNPKTVTELRKEINQSLGTAAPFLSKQKFKRKSEQKGKNIAKVGDDNNNFRRGKKMSNKKKVGNKNDTAATATARKSNKKRQRDGDVREASLKKMKDNID from the exons ATGGGTGAGCATCACTACAACCaaggaaaaggaaagaacaaGAAACAGCAGCAACATAACAAAGGGCATGGACACACGCAACATTCCATGAAAGACACTAAGACCTTCAACCGCCATGGCTCTACCGCTCCTCAACCATCCCGTATCAG GAAACAGGTTGATCCTGAAATATCCAAATACTTGTTAGAAATCGCTAACCTTTTCGAAAGTAATGCGGTTGAGTTGGAGGAACGCACTCTCATATGTGGGAACGCTCTCGAAGAGACTAAGGGATTCGAATTTGAGGTCGCAACTGATTACATTCTAAGCCACACTTTGGAAACCATCATTCAGGGATCTGATGTTGAACACCTCTGTGCTTTCCTTCAAAGCTGTGCCGATAACTTCCCTGCTATTGCCATGGATAGGTCCGGTTCTCATGTAGCTGAGGCAATCCTCAAGTCTTTATCAACTCGTGTTCAAGACAATGATGCTCGCCCTCAGCTCGAGGAGGCTTTAACCACAGTATGCAAG GTCATGGCAGCTAGTTCTGTTGAGGTGATGCGTAATTGCTATGGTTCTCATGTGCTTCGCACTCTACTTTGCCTTTGCAAGGGAGTACCACTAGATAAGTCTGAATATTACTTTTCAAAAGCGGCAACTGTACTGGCAGGGCGGTTGAATTTGAATGTTTCGAAGAAACACGATGCAACAAAATTTCAATCTGGATTTCCAAATTTGCTCAAGTTATTTGTGTCGGAGATGTTAAAGAATGCTGGGAAAAGCATCAAGACTCTACAAGTTGACCCATTCAGCAGTTTTGTTTTTCAG ACGACTCTACGGGTTCTGGCAGGCAACGATGAAGAGTTGTTACATGTAATTCCCATCCTTCTTGGCTGCAAAGATAAGAGAAATCCAGAGGGCAGTTTTTTAGAAGATACAGTAGTTGCAGAGCTCATAAAGTTGTCAAAAGAAGCTGAATTTAGCCATCTAATGGAG GTTGTTTTGGAAGTATCTCCTGAGGCCTTGTTCAATGAATTGTTTACGAAAGTATTCAGGAATTCATTGTTTGAGTTATCATCTCATCAACACGGGAACTTTGTTGTACAAGCATTGATTTCCCATACAAGCAATCAAGATCTG ATGAGGCTGATCTGGGATGAACTTGGATCAAATCTGGAGGATCTTTTCAAAATGGGAAGGTCAGGAGTTGTTGCAGCACTTATTGCGGCCAGTGAGAGGCTTCATTTTAATGAACACAAG TGCTGTCAATTCCTTGCCAAAACAGTGTGCTCAGCGGATGAGTCTCCAAAATGTATTGTTCCACGGCTACTATTTCTTGATAGCTATTTCTCTTGTGAAGACAAGTCCAATTGGAGCTGGCAAAGTGGAGATAAAATGCATGTCATGGGTTCTCTGATTCTGCAGGCAATATTCCGGTTTAAAAGT GAATATATTAAACCTTATATCATCAGTATAACATCCATGGAAACACCTCATGTTCTTGAGGCAGTGAGAGATGCAAAGGGATCACACGTTATTGAGGCCTTTCTAAGCTCAAGTGCTTCTGAAAAAGAGAAATGCAGATTAGTTAAAAA ACTAGAAAGCCATTTTGGAAAGGTAGCAGCTCACTCATCGGGTGCTTTCGTGATTGAAAAGTGCTTCACTGCCTGTAATCTGTCACTAAGAGAGTCTATAGTTTCTGAGTTATTGGCTGTGCGGAGTGAGCTCTCGAAGACGAAGCAGGGCTCTCACCTATTAAGGAAACTAGATGTTGACTG GTTTGCTTCCCATCCTGATCGTTGGAGGTCAAAACAAGCCTCCAAAGAATTTGCTTATAAAGATTTTTCCTCTACATTTGGCTCCAGTGATACAAAGCCAAGGAGAAAAGATCGGTTTCTTGCCGGAAGTTCAAACAATAAATCAAATCCAAAAACAGTGACAGAATTGAGGAAAGAGATTAACCAATCCCTAGGTACTGCTGCACCATTTCTGAGCAAGCAGAAGTTCAAGAGAAAATCAGAGCAGAAAGGTAAGAACATTGCCAAAGTTGGTGATGACAATAATAACTTTAGAAGGGGAAAGAAAATGTCCAACAAGAAAAAGGTTGGGAATAAGAATGATACTGCAGCTACGGCAACAGCTAGAAAGTCTAACAAGAAACGGCAAAGAGATGGTGATGTACGTGAAGCTTCTCTCAAGAAAATGAAGGATAACATTGATTAG